Sequence from the Amycolatopsis sp. NBC_00345 genome:
CCCGGACCGTCCGCTACAACCCCCAGCCGAAGATCACCTGCGGCGACTGAGTTTCCCGGCGCCGCCCGTTCGGCGAGGCCGTCAAGGCCTCCTTACCCGCGTCCCACGCGGTGAAGGCCTCCCTACCCGCGCGCCACTACCAGGAACGTTGAGCGCCCCCGAACCCGCCGACCCTCACTGTCCACTGCGGACAACGTTGGGCAACATTTGTCCCATTCATGACAATTTGACGGAGTTCGCGATGCCCTGAAGGCCACCATGAGGGCATCCACGTCCCTCATGGTGGCCTTCAGGGCATCACCACCACCCGCTGTAGTCCCGAGCACCTGCCCGCGGGACCGAAACGGGCTCGAACGGGAAAGACACGCTCAGCGGCAGGCCACACCGTCGACCGCAAGTTCCCGACCTTGGCACTGGACGTCGTGAAGGGTAGGCAAGGAGGCCTTCACCGCGTCCCACGCGGGCAAGGAGGCCTTGCCGACGTCGGACACCGGACGCCGGACGCCGGACGCCGGCAAGGAGACCTTCACGCTCCGCGCCGGAGCAGGTACTCTTTGTGTCCTGCCGGGCGTCGATCGGGGGGACGTCGATGGACGACACCGACGAGACCGCCGGTACCGACGGCGGCACCGCGCGGTTCCGCGACATCCTCGCCGTGCGGGAGTTCCGGGCGGTCTGGCTGGCGGAGCTGCAGTCCGTGCTGGGCGACCAGCTCGCCCGCGTCGCGCTGTCCGTGCTGGTGTTCCAGCGGACCGGGTCGGCGGCCTGGCCGGCGCTGACCTACGCGCTCACCTACCTGCCGGACCTCGTCGGCGGCCCGCTGCTCGGCGGCCTGGCCGACCGCTTCCCGCGCCGCGCCGTGATGGTCACGGCGGACCTGCTGCGCGCGCTCCTGGTGGCGGTGCTGGCGATCCCCGGCCTGCCGCTGCCCGTGCTCGCGGTGGTGCTCGTGGTGGTGCAACTGGCGAACGCGCCGTTCTCCTCGGCGCAGGCGGCGGTGGTCCCGGCGGTGCTCGACGGCTCCCGGTACGTGCTCGGCCAGTCGCTGCTGAAGATCACCAACCAGGTGGGCCAGCTCGCCGGGTTCGCGGTCGGCGGGGCGGTCATCGCGCTGATCGGGCCGGGACTGGGGCTGGCCGCCGACGCGGTGACGTTCGGCGTCTCGGCCGTGGTGCTGGCGCTCGGGGTGCGCTCCCGCCCCGCCGCCGACGAACGCGCGGAACGCGTTTCGACGCTGCGCCGGCTCGCCGCCGGAGCCGGCACGATCTGGCGGGACCCGCGGCTGCGGGCGCTGGTGGGGCTCGCGTGGCTGGCGGGGTTCGTGATCGTGCCGGAGGGGCTGGCCGTGCCGTACGCGGCGGAGATCGGCGGCGGCGCGGCGACGGCGGGACTGCTGCTCGCGGCTCACCCGGCGGGCATCGTGCTCGGGGTCTTCGCGCTCGGCCGCTGGGTGCCGGACGCGGTGCGGCTGCGGCTGGTCGGCCCGCTCGCGGCGGGCGCCGTGGTGCCGTTGCTGGGGTACGCGTTCAAGCCCGGCCTGGGCGTGACTGTGGTGCTGCTGCTCGTCTCCGGTGCCTGCGCCGCCTACCAGGTGACGGCGAGCACGACGTTCATGCGGCTGGTCCCGGACGCCGAGCGCGGCCAGGCGTTCGGGCTCGCCGGCTCGGGGCTGATCGCCGTCCAGGGGATCGGGCTGATCGCCGGCGGGGTGGTCGTGGCCCGGCTGGGGTCACCCTCGGTGACCATCGCGGTGATCGCGGCGGCCGGGGTGGTCACCGCGGTCCCGGTCGCGCTCTCCTGGCGGCGGACGTACCGCAGCGTGACGAGCTGAGCGGGAGCCGCGGCCCACGCGTCGTTTCACCAGTTCTGCCCGCGCATGTGCGCCACCCCCTCTCCCGGTCGGGCACGGTCGCCGATCACTGAAGGTGCATCAACCGGCACCATCCGTACCCGGACAGCCGAGTGACAGCGAGTATCCAGGTAGCTACGGTGCTCTGGTGGCCGGGGGCGCACCTCTTGACGGAAACCCACGGACGGACCAGGACAGTCCGTACGAAGTTCACCATGTCAGGATCACCGGAACAGGCCGCTGGGCACTATGGCGGTTACCGAACCGAGGCCTGATCGCCTTCGTTCTGGTCGCCGACGCGGCCGCGCTCACCGGCGCGGTCTGGACCAGTTGGGCTAACCTGCCCGGCCGGGCGGACCTGTTCCCCGCGTTGGCCTTGATCGGCTGCGTCCTGCTGCACACCGAGCTCTCCCGGCCGGTGGAGCAGATGCGCGAACGGTTCGCCGGAACGCCGCACATCAGCCTCGACACCGTGTGGACGTTCGCCGCGGTGCTGCTGCTCCATCCGGCCCTGGCGGCGCTGGTCATCACGACCTCCTTCCTCTACCGCTGGTTCCGCGGCCGGCCGACGCCGCTGTTCCGCCGCGTGTTCTCGGCCGCGGCCACCGTGCTGGCCGGCTACGCCGCCGCGGCGGTGCTGGTCCTGCTGACCACGGTCCCGTTCGCCTCGGCGGCGCGGGACGTCGCGGAGTTCGGCGCGATCGTGCTGGCGGGCCTGGTGTTCCTGGTGGCCAACACGGCGCTGATGACGGTGGCCGTCTACTTCGGCACCCCGCACGAGCGCGTGCGCGACGCGCTGGCCGCGCCGGCGGAGTACGGGCTCGAGGCCGCGACGATCGGGCTGGGCGTGCTGCTCGCGTGGGCGCTGGCGGACTGGCCGGTCGCGCTGCTGCTGGTCGTCGGGATCACCTTGGCGCTGCACCGGAACGTGCTCATCCGCCAGCTGCGCCGCCAGGCCCGCAGCGACGCGAAGACGGGCCTGCTGAACGTCGCCGCCTGGCGCGCGGCCGCGACCGAGGAGCTGGCGCGCGCCGCCAGGGCCGGGCGCACGACCAGCGTGCTGATGCTGGACCTGGACCGGTTCAAACTGGTCAACGACCGGCACGGGCACCTGGTCGGCGACCGCTACCTGCTGGCCGTCGCGGACACCCTGCGCACCGAGGTCCGCGCGGGCGACCTCACCGGCCGGTTCGGCGGCGAGGAGTTCGTGATCCTGCTCCCCGGCACGGCGCCCGTCCACGCGCACGCCATCGCCGAGCGTATCCGCGGCCACATCGCCGACCGGACCGGCGACCTGCCGGAGCCGATCACCGTCTCGATCGGCCTCGCCTCGGCCCCGCCGGCCGCGATGGCGGACATCGACGCCCTCCTCGAAGCCGCCGATACCGCCCTATATGAGGCAAAACACGCAGGCCGTAACCGGACGGCGGGGCATCAGCTCGCCGGATGAGCCGCACGCGCCGGGGTGACCCCGGTAGTCTTCCCGACCTGACCACGGAAGGGGGACGCGGTGGCTGACGAACCGGCAATGGGCCTGTACGGGCTGA
This genomic interval carries:
- a CDS encoding MFS transporter, giving the protein MDDTDETAGTDGGTARFRDILAVREFRAVWLAELQSVLGDQLARVALSVLVFQRTGSAAWPALTYALTYLPDLVGGPLLGGLADRFPRRAVMVTADLLRALLVAVLAIPGLPLPVLAVVLVVVQLANAPFSSAQAAVVPAVLDGSRYVLGQSLLKITNQVGQLAGFAVGGAVIALIGPGLGLAADAVTFGVSAVVLALGVRSRPAADERAERVSTLRRLAAGAGTIWRDPRLRALVGLAWLAGFVIVPEGLAVPYAAEIGGGAATAGLLLAAHPAGIVLGVFALGRWVPDAVRLRLVGPLAAGAVVPLLGYAFKPGLGVTVVLLLVSGACAAYQVTASTTFMRLVPDAERGQAFGLAGSGLIAVQGIGLIAGGVVVARLGSPSVTIAVIAAAGVVTAVPVALSWRRTYRSVTS
- a CDS encoding GGDEF domain-containing protein — translated: MAGGAPLDGNPRTDQDSPYEVHHVRITGTGRWALWRLPNRGLIAFVLVADAAALTGAVWTSWANLPGRADLFPALALIGCVLLHTELSRPVEQMRERFAGTPHISLDTVWTFAAVLLLHPALAALVITTSFLYRWFRGRPTPLFRRVFSAAATVLAGYAAAAVLVLLTTVPFASAARDVAEFGAIVLAGLVFLVANTALMTVAVYFGTPHERVRDALAAPAEYGLEAATIGLGVLLAWALADWPVALLLVVGITLALHRNVLIRQLRRQARSDAKTGLLNVAAWRAAATEELARAARAGRTTSVLMLDLDRFKLVNDRHGHLVGDRYLLAVADTLRTEVRAGDLTGRFGGEEFVILLPGTAPVHAHAIAERIRGHIADRTGDLPEPITVSIGLASAPPAAMADIDALLEAADTALYEAKHAGRNRTAGHQLAG